From the genome of Latilactobacillus curvatus JCM 1096 = DSM 20019:
TCTATTCATCAATTAATCATCTTCAATAAAGAAATCTTCATCAATATCAAATGTTGTATATTGCTTCTTAACGTTCACACCAACCTGATACTGCAGCATTAGATCGCTCAATTGTAACCCATTAATTAACACGATATGCTGATTTTTCGCGTACTCAACTGCACCGTCCGAAAAATCAGATGTTGTTATAAAAACACCACGATCCGAACCATAGCCACTCAAAGCGCCAAAAAATGCCTGCATTTCATTACGCTGAACATTATTACCAACTTGGTACTTCTTAGCTTGCAAGTAGACCGTACTTGTTCCTAAAGCGTCTTGATTAATAATCCCGTCGATACCTTTATCGTTACTTTTCTGTGTGACCATTGCATGTCCATTTTCGCCTTTATAGCCCATATTGCTAAGGAGTTCAATAACTAATTTCTCGAAAAAATAAGGAGAGCCTTTCCGAATACGTTCAAGTAACTCAATGCTAACTGAATCATTATATTTTTTCACTACTGAATCCACCAATTGAAGTGGGTTAGTATCGGCATCATCATTTGCAATGTTCGCCGATTCTACAATCTCATTGTTGCCTTTTTGTACTAGTTCTTTTTGATGTTGGATATATTGGGGTTGCTGACGAATAAATTCAGAAGTCAATTTATTACCCTTTTCAAATAGTAACTGCTTACCTAAGTTTGTAATTTGATAAAGGCCTCGTTTGGGTCGTTCTAATAAGCCACTAACCGCCAATTCAGATATGGGCCACCCAATCCGACTATAAATAATACTTTCGCCTCTATCTGATTTCAATTGCTGAAGTGATTTAGGTAATTCCATTTTTTTGATAGCTTCATCTTTAATCGTACTTCTTTTGATTGGCTCGGCATGCTCACTTGCTACCAATAAAACAACTGGTAACATCGCATCCCATGTAGGTAACCCATGTTTACATAGTTTTAGTTCTTTATAATTAGTTGTAATTGCCATCTAAATATCCCCCGCTAGAAAACACTGGATTTCTATATATTGAATCTCATTCAACGCCTAATACCTTATAAACTGCATCTTCCGGTGTTTGATAAAAAATGATGTTAAACGTTGCCATTAATTCTGGCGGTACAGTTGATAAATCCGCCGCATTCATCATCGGTACTAAAATCTTTTTAGCACCTGAATCTCTTGCTACTTGCATCATATCAGCTAAATTCGTCACTTTGACTAAAGTTCCGCCAATTGTTACGTCTCCTAAAATGACAGTGCTAGCAACAAGTGGGCGATTTAAAGTTACTGAACAAAGTGCTATCAATGCAGGTAGCGATAGCATTTCCGGATTTCCAACACCGTTTAAGTCTTGTGTATTAAACACATAATCGTGGGTTGTTGTTGAGATGCTAGCACTTATAGAGCTCGCATTCGCATTTAGATACTTATAAGCTGAATCGGCTTTTTCTTTAGCTTGACCATCTCCACCAAGGCCGGTCGCTTTAAATTTACCATTTCCAGCAACCATTTGAGTTTCAAACGTAAAAGTCCCAATTCTACCACTAGCGCCTGTCGAAACAGAATAGATATGTCCTGGTTTCCCAATCCCTTCTGGAATTAACGTCCCACTCCCCTGCTCAGGAACTGCAACATATTCTTCACGATTTTCTTCCAGATCAATATAAGAAAGATTGACATCGAAAAATTCCATACCACCAATTTTCTTAAGTTGCTCCTTAACACGGCGCCGCATCTCAATTGAGAAACTCAGGATTTTTTCTACTTCTGCTTTACCAAATTTACCATCTGGATAAACTAATTTAATTAAACCTGAGACCATCTTCTTAACTGCAATCGTATCTCTTTGATTTAACTGTGTTCCTAATTTAAAATACTTATCAATTGCGTCACTATAGGTTGTTTTTCTTAGTTCTCGCATTACCTCCGAAAAATAATCAGTAATAAAGCCATAATCATTTGTAAAGAATTCCGGACGATATTTAGGAATCTCCCACCCTGGTAAATAGCAATGCATCCGATCTAAGAACGCTGAATCAGTTCCCATCTTTTCGGGAAATGGTTCAAAAAGGTTGGATGTTTTTAAAATCACATCAACACTTTGGTTAATATTCCCGACAAATACCATGGACGCCGACGCATTCTTTTCTTCTTTACCACGAGCAAATGAACCCGAGGCCATATAATCCTTCATAATTTGAACAAGATCACCGTCTTTGACATTAATGCCAGCAACCTCGTCGAAGGCCACAGTATCCCACATACCCACTAGCCCCATTGATCGACGTGCCATATTGTAAAAAAGATTAGCGACTGTAGTTTGACCACCAGAAACTAAAATAGAATTGGGTGATATTTCTTTATAGACATGTGATTTTCCTGTTCCACGCGGACCCAATTCACATAGGTTAAAATTATTTTCAATTAAGGGAACCAATCTTGCTAAATGAAGCCATTTTACACGTTCATCAAACTGTGTTGGTTCCATTCCAATTGACCGCAAAACTAAATCGATCCATTCGTCTTCTGTGAATGCAGCACGTCCTCTTTTTAATTCCTCAATATCTAATCCTGGCATTTGAATTGGATCTACTTTTTTAGCAATAAATGGCGAATTTCTTTGATCATTTTCGTTAAACCAGTACTCCATTTGAACAATACACCAAATACCACCGCCTAATAAGCGATCATATTTTTTAGGATATTCATCACTAATCTGCACGCCAGCTAACCCTAAGTTAGAGAATTCAGCTTCATATTGATCCTTGTGCTCATTTAGGGAAACAGTTACTTTGTCAATAACTGTGTAGCCACCATTTTCACGAATCTTAGCTTTAACTTTTTCCGCTTCATCCGGGCGAACATAATTACGCGCTAAGATATTCTTAACATTTTCAACACCTTTTTCGACTAATTCTTCGTCCAAAGAAGAGGCATACATTCCCAATAAATACTCTAATACGTATACTGGAACATTAGCCCCTTCCTTAATTTTCTTAGTCAGATCCTTACGAACAAACTTCCCAGGGAAATTTGCGACGAGTTTATCTAAAATAACTTGATCCACAAATCTCACCTCCTAAATATCAAATCCAAATCCACCGGCAAATGGATTATCAATCACGAAATCAACACGATCTAACTCAACCTTCGTTTCTTCGTTCTTGATAACTAAATAAATGTCTTCATTGGTTTCATAGTTTCGGTTAACGAATTCAAAAGCAAAATTAGTGAATCGCTCACTTGAAGCACCAGCTGTTGAATCTGCATAGTAAGTATTTTCATTACTAATTCGAACACCGTGTTTATCTTCAAAGTACAGTGCATATTGGGCCTTCGTAATAGAATCACTAATTGCTTCTGTTTGATAAAATTCAAGTGAAATTGATAGTCCTACCACTTTTCGTTTAGCCGTCATTAATTGAACCGATACTGGTTCTTTTTGTGCAGATCCCCTTGCAACATTTACTTCTAGAACAGGAATCATCATTTCTTGTGGAGAAGAACCCCCATGGGAATAATTTTGTCCGCCACCCGCTTTTTTAAAGATTGTTGATGTTTCAGAGAAATGAATGTACCGTTGATCATTATTTCTTAGCGCAGTCCCCAATCTCATTGACTTAATCCCAATTTCATCATATTGGTGATCACTAATAATAAAACGTCGTTCAACTCGATCATTTTCTAAGTTAGATGGATTCTCAATTTTTTCGTACTCTTCAATCGCTGAGCGTGTATAAATAAAGCCATGATCTCCTGTGATAACAAAGCGTTGCACATTAGCCCCATTAGCAATATATGGAATTACAGCTTTTAGTTCTTTAACCGTTCGCTCTGCCGCATCAAAAACCTGCATTTCTTGTCCATGATCTCCGGTCCTATCAATTTGATCATGATATAAATAAATGATCTCCTTGCCATTGAACAGATCCCGTAATTCTTTTGCATTACTTCTATCAACAACATCAGAATAAGTGATCGCGAGTGCATTAGGATTTTTCACTTTTAGCACCTTATCCCGTGCTTTTGTTCCTTGTGTCGGCAAACCATTAACATGAACGTCATTTCCACTGAGATATTCATAGCTTTCTTGTCCAGAACGCAACGAAGCAGCTTTACCAAACTCAGTCACTGAAGGTAGCACAGAAAAGATCGTCGTCATCTTAGTGGAAAACTTCTTCTCGTTTTCCACTGACTGTTGAATTTCCTTAGCAATTTCATAGCGTAGTGCGTCCGAAATAATGACCACCGTTTTCGTTTTACTCTTTGCATAATTGTCATAAAAATCTAGAACCGATGGCCGTTCATCTAATGAAAATAATTCATTCCAAGTTCGACCAATTTCATCTAAGAACTGCTTATAATGTTTTTCAACAACATTTTGTAATGATGCAAAGTTTGCGTGTTCATCAATCTGATCTAAATGTAATGTAAATTTTCGATAGTATTGATCAATTAGATATAATTCATCTTCGTAGTCCTTCACTAGGTCACTAAAGCGATTCATGTTAAAGATTGTCACACTATTCAATAACTTTTGAGCATTTAAAATTGCTTGGTATTGATGTTCATAACGGAATCCAAAATGTGCTCTTTGCTTTCGAACCACAATCTCTTCCAATGACATCCCATTAATCAGCGGTGTCAAATCATCATTTGTAAGTTGAGCAATATAATATTCAATAATCTTTGAATGAATTGCTTCAAAAACATCAGCATCAATTAATTCTTCAATTGGCGCTTTATCAAGTAACTTATCACCATTAATTAATCGATAAATATCTGCACTTAGACGATCAATTGGCTCCGAATAACGAGAATCATTCATCACACCGTCCATAAATGAAACGATTGCCATTGTTTGATCTAATACTTCATAATCTTTTAAACCTACGGGTAATTCTTGATAACCCAATTGTCCAAAATAAGTATTTGCAAAAAAAGCAATCACTAAACTTTGAATCGTTGGTTCTGTCGTTGTATAGCCATAATAATGGGCCACATATTGCCAAAACGCAGGTGCTAAATCAAACCGGACCAACTGGTCATATGAATCACTTAAATCTGCTGAGTATTCAACAAATAGCGCTTGAATGACACTATAAAACTGTGCAGTGTTGGCTCTTGTTAACACCGCCATTAACGACATTTCAAGCTCTTCTCTGGATTTGATTTCACCGGTCATCATCTTTTCAAAAGATGCAACTCGGCTCTTGGCGCCAAAGAATTTTGCATATGTTTCCATAACAGCATGTAGTTCTGCTGGAATGTTAAGCTGTGTCATAATCAATGAGATTCGATCAGCATTAAAAGTCCCCGAGTATTTTAGTAGACTTAGTAAAAAGTTATTTTCGTCATCATCACTCATTCGTTCAAAAGGCGCATAAATTAAGTAACTGTTGTCTTTGTCTTCCAATTCAAAAAAACGTTTTGTTTCAAATTGATTGTCTGGTGCCAGTTTATAAATCTGCGCACCATTTAATACAATTTGTCCATTATCAATGTCTTCTTCAAATTCCTTCTTAGGATCAAACCAAAAAATGAGCTTACGTTCCCCATAAGTCACGAAAAGCTCATTCAAGCGAGTTTGAATTTGACTCAGATTTAGATCTGACATATATTCACTACTCCTTAGGGTTCTTTAACCCCTTTTGATAAAATAACATATTTCTCACCAGTATCAGGATCACGCTGTAGCTTATCATAGTTAACAATTACACCGTCATCTAAATCCAGCTCAATTTTCTTTAAAGCTAAATGGCCGATTTTTTCATCAAACACATTTAATTCTTTTAATTGCTTGTTAATCTTCGTCATTTCTTTTTCATATCGCGTTATTTCAGCCGCATTAGATGCTGCTAATTTTTGACTTTCGCGTAATTCAATTCGAGAATGATAAGCTTGCTTTAATTTAGTAATATAATCAGTTCGTAAATGCCCCAATAAATCGGCATCATAACGATGTAGATACATTAGTGCTTTAGCGCCGTTCGCTTTACCTGAATCAAATTGCCAATAAATCGGTCGTTTCTTATAAGTTTTAAGATGATCGGTATAGAACTTCGAGACAAAATACTTCCGAATTTTATCGCGACTCTTACCACTACCAGGTAAAACATCCGCAATATAATCTAGATTTTCTTCAAGTGTTTCTTGTCCGTAAACAGTCGCAATGAATTTAACAAATTTAATGACAATATCACTTTCATCATCTTGAGAATATTCATCATCAGTTAGTAATAGAATATTATCAGCATCTGGCTTAAATTTCTTGTAGCGTGAAAGATCGAATTCACCACCAGCAAATACTAATCCCTCTTCATCAAGTGAATAACGGCCAAACATACAACCTACTGCATAGCTAATCAAGGATTTAATGTCTCGTCCCTTATCTGCAGGCGACACCGATATTTCGTCATCCTTAACATGATAGTCAAGCTCATCTTGTAACCCATAGAGATCGATAAAAATTTTATTTAGTTCTTCTTCGTTTGATTTCAATTGGTCAAATCGCGCTTGTGCTTCTTTTTCCCAAGCATCAAATTTATCTTTAATTAACGTTGCCATGAACTAACTCCTCCAGTATCCGTCTAGTCAACATTATACCGTCTTTTTTTATGATTTGCACCCTACGCTTAGTATCGATTCTTCGCTAAAATCATATTAATCCCAAATATGAAAGGAAGAATCATTATGAACAGAAAAATTACCCTTGCTGCTTACTTTAAAGAATGGATGGAAACTTTCAAAAAACCAGCAATCTCACCGGTTACTTATATCAAATATGAAAATACTCATAAACATATTCTGACCTACTTTGGCGCAACCAATCTTGATCAACTTGATCGTCAAACTTATCAACAAGCGCTTAATCAATTTGCTAAAACCCATGCAAAAAGAACGACCGCTGGATTTCACAAACAAATCCGCGCGGCCGTTCTTGATATTCTTGAAGAAGGCACGCTTAATACCGACTTTACACGTAAAGCGATTGTTACTGGTCGCAAGAAAAAGAAAGCAAAGGTAATGTTTCATTCCTACTCGGATTGGCAAGAACTCATTCACTATACCGGCAGCCATTCATCTGATTCACATGCCTTTATCGTCTATTTGTCTGCGATGACTGGCCTACGCTATGCAGAAGTTCTCGGTCTTACAGTAGATGATATTGACTTTAAGCATAAACTCATCTCAGTCAATAAGACTTGGGACTATAAATACCATACTGGTTTTAAAACAACAAAAAATGCGAGTTCAGTACGAACTGTCGACGTTGATAAAAGTACATTAGTCGTCATTAAACAGGTTATCCGCCAGCGCCGTTTTAAAAGTCATGACAGAATTTGTATCGATCTCCAGGGGAAACTACCCGTCAGTGCCACGATTAATCGCTATCTAGAAAACTTATGTTATCAACTTAATATTCCGCCAATCTCATTTCATGGACTTCGGCACACCCATGCCTCAATCCTGCTATTCAAAGGTGTCAACATTCTCAGTGTTAGTCGCCGACTTGGCCATAAAGATGTCACCACAACACAAAGCGTCTACCTCCATGTGATAAAAGAAATGGAAGAACGCGAAACAAAACTGATTATGAAAATCATGAATACAGCATTAGCCGACTAGTTTCGCTTTACAAGAGTTAAAACTTTTAGACAATGCTATGGGATCGGGACATGTTTTGGCTTATGCCTTCGATGTCTTCATGCAGCTCTATACAGCTGAAGGATTTAGAGAACGTGATGCAGCTGAATTGATTATGACTAACAACCTATTTGGTTTGGAAATTGACAAACGGGCCTACCAACTAGCATATTTTGCCATCATGATGAAGGGGCGAGAATACAATCGACGAATCTTATCTAAAGAAATAAAACTAAATTTACATCAGTTTATTGATTCGCCTGAGATACCAAATGAGTACTTCGAACGATTAGCCGAAGTATCCCCATACTCTTATGAATTAACAACAACTCTATTAAATCAACTTACTAGACTTCTAGATCAATTTAAAAATGCAACAGAAATTGGCTCTATTCTAAAGATTGAAGAACTTCGACAATCAGAGCTAGATCAGCTTGAACAGTTTATCGGGTCATTTGAATTTTTCTCAGATATGGATATTCTTTATCAGCTACCTGAAATACAAACAAAGGTCATCAGTATTCTTAATATTACAAGAGTACTGATGACCAAATACACAGCAGTGACAACAAATCCGCCGTATTTGAATAAGATGAGCTCTAATTTAGATAAATATGTTAAAAAGAATTATCCAGATGTCAAAACAGATCTTTTCTCAGTATTTATTAAAATGAATAGTAACATATTGACCGAGGGCGGTTATGCCGGCTTTATGACACCATTTGTTTGGATGTTTATTAAATCATATGAAGAATTAAGATCATTCTTGATTACTAATAAGAGTATCTCAAGTCTTATACAGATGGAATATTCGGCATTTGAAGAAGCCACTGTTCCGGTTTGTTGTTTTATGATAAAGAATGCTAAAACTGAGCCTGTTGGAAATTATCTTAAGCTATCTGATTTTAAAGGGGGCATGACTGTTCAGAAAGAAAAAGTTTTGGAAGCAATCCAAAAAATTGATACTAATTATTATTATAGAACAAATCAAAGAAAATTTATTAAAATTCCGGGATCACCCATTTCGTATTGGGTAAGTGAAAATGAGCTTAGTGCATTTATTCATGGAAATCCTCTTCAAGATTATTACTCACCGAAAACAGGTCTGCAAACAGGTGATAATTATACCTTTCTAAGGCATTGGAGTGAAGTGGATTTTTTTCATACTAATATACAGAATAATACTCATTATGCAAAATACCAAAAGATTAACACCGGGGGAGAATCTATTAAATGGTATGGTAATCTCAGTGATGTAATTCTTTGGGAGAATAATGGTTATAAAATCAAAAATAATAAAGGTTCTGTTATACGTAACGAGAATTATTACTACTTAGAAGGAATTTCCTGGAAAAGAATAGGCTCAAGTGAAATGAAGTTTAAATATTTACCAAAAAACTTAATTTTTGATCAGTCCGGGGATTCAATGTTTCCTATTTCTAATATGCATTATCAATTTATACTTGGTTTTCTTAATTCCCCTGTAGCAGAAAAATTTTTAGCATATATTGCACCAACATTAAATTTAACAGCTGGGAATCTTTCGAACATACCAATAATTGAAAGCAACAATTTAAATGAAAAAAAAGTAATTACTGAGTTAGTTAATCAGAATATAAAGGAAACCAAAAAAGAAGTAGATTCTTCAGAAATATCTTGGGATTTTAAATGTCATCCACTGATTTAAATTTTTCTGTAGGGAAACGATTCGGAGACTTTGCCGAACCTCGCGGTGGATTAACGACTGGAAATAACGACTACTTTTTACGTCAGTGGTTTGAAGTAAGTTATATAAATATAAATTTTACTGTATATAATAATAATATTTCATTAAAAAATAAGTTAACATGGGTCCCCATTGATAAAGGTGGTCCTTATCGTAAGTGGTACGGAAATTACGATTTTATCATTAATTGGAAAAATGATGGAGAAGAAGTCAAATTAGAAGCAAAAGAGAAATGGAAATCATATACAAGAACCATCAAGAATATACCATATTATTTCAAGGAGGCACTTTCATTTCCTAAAATAACTAGTGGTGGATTTTCCTCACGTTACAGAGAGCCTGGAAGTATTCACGAAAGTGCTGGTAATGAAGCGTTTTCTAGCAATCATGATATTTTAATTTATTTAATCGGGTTAACAAATACAAAACTCGCTGACTATATTTTTTCTATACTTAATCCAACAATAAATCTACAAACAGGTGATTTGCAGAATTTTCCAGTATTGTATGAAGATAGTATTGCAATAATGGATAACATTGCCCTTAATATCCAAATTTGTAAAGAAGACTGGGATTCCACTGAATTATCATGGAATTTTAAGAGCAACGTACTACTATAGCATTATATTAATGGATGTTTTTTGAAGTCCCAAGAGACTTCAAAAGAATTCCAATCTTTACTTACTATCCCAATACAGTCCTTAACAAAATCTATTACGATTCTGTCGATACTTTGATTAAATATTATTGGAACTTTTTGAATATCACCGGTTGGTGTATTTATTGTCGGATTTAGAATTTTAAGAAATAAATCTCCAAGTTTGGTATTCATTATAGCAAGCACATATAACATTGTATTTTTACTATTAAGATAATTTATTTTTGTATTAAATGCCTCTCGGCTAGCATTTGAAAATATACTGCCTGAAGGACGATATCTCATGGAGAGACTTCCACTTGTTATACTTGACCAAGTAATAGATTCTTTAAGGTAGTACTCTTTACCATCATGACGAAATCCACTTTTAGTCTTAAGTAATTCCAGACTTTCTTGGTTATACCAAATGATATAATCATTATTACCATACCACTTACGATATTCTCCACCTTTATTCATTGGATACCATTTTGAAGTCATATTTATATAATCTGAATTGAAGCTTATTTCATTAACCTTAACTTCATACCAATACTTTAAAAAAGTGTTATTATCACCTGTCGTCATTCCTTGTGCACTTAATAGTAAGTCTCCGAATCGTTTCCCTACAACAAAAGCATGAAGTAATTTTTCACTTACCCAGTATGCAATTGGTGAGCCAGGGATCTTACTAAACTCATCTTGAGTAATTTGATTAAATCGATTGCCTGGTATTGGAATAATCGAGGGTTCTAAATTACTTGAAACGTCAACTGTTTTAATTTGATGGTAGGTTCCCTTAAATCCTTTAACATAATTATTCTTAATAATTGTAACCGCAGTTCCAAATGCAATTCCCATGACCATATTTTCCATATGCATCATGTTGGTAATTGTATTTTTTGCCAGAATATTTTTACGCATTACTTCATAACTAGATAGGAACATCCAAGACTGCATAGTCACCATTGTATTATATCCAGTAAAGGAAATAGAATTATTCCAACGTTCCATGAACATTGCAAAGAGATCATTTTTTGAATTGGGATATTGTTTTTTTGAAAATTTAGATAGCACCGATCCAAATCCAGAAGAACCCATATACGGTGGATTAGTAATCCCAATCTCGTATTGTTGTTGCAGGAGTTCGCCCACAAGAATCATTTCTTTGATCGATTGATCAAAGAAAGAAACGTTTGTGTTGTTTAATCCGGATTTTAGATTTTCAAAATCTAGACCTTCAAACTTAATTAAAGAACCTAATTCATCACCATTTTTAAAGCCTTCAACAAGTGTTAGTAAATCTTGTTGGGCTTTTTTTTGATCGTTGAATTGCATTTGAACTAATTGTAATTCTGCTTCACCAATCTCTGCATTATTAGGTACTGCGTACACATTTGGTCGAAGCTGCTTAGATAGAATACGCCGTGAATACTGGCGACCTTTCATCATCAAGGCGAAATAAGCGAGTTGGAAGGCGCGTTGATCGATATCTAACCCGAATAGATTGTTTTCAAGAATTAGTTCAGCCGCGGTTCGTGGTGATTGACCCTCAGCTTCATAAAGTTGCATGAAAACATCAAAAGCATAAACCAGAATATGACCACTGCCCATTGAAGGATCGATCAGTTTTAACTCTTGTAAAGCGAAATCACTTTTAGCTTTTCGTTCATCCTGAATTTGTAACTGCACATCCTCTGGTTGTTCTGCAGTTGGTAAATAATATTGCCAACCAAATTCATCCGCAATTTCTTTTTCAGTTCGTGTTTCATTCGGATTAGCCATCTTTTGATCGATATAGTAACGCCCTAGAGAGTTTTCAACCATGTAGCGCACAATCCAATCCGGCGTAAACAATTGTGTAGCGGCTGGAATTTCATCTGCTCGAATTTTTCGACTACCGCGTGCAAATACTTTATCCTTCGGTTCTGTATTATAGTATTGATACATCCAACCAATAATCTCAACTTGACCGCCTTCATCAACATTAAAGGCATCTTCTGGGATATTTAATAATGATGCGATAACGCCATTATCATTAATGTAAGAGACTGTAAATAATAGTTCGGTATAATCATCAATCTTTTCAAATAAATCCGGTAGTTGTTGGTTCAAGCTATTACATTGTTTGATAAAGACCAATTGATACAACTCGTCAACTGCATCTGCAGAACTATCAGATAATAGTTCTGTTACACGTTCTTTTGTGGCCAAATCAAATTCAGCATACATTTCTGTATCTAGTAAATGCGTAATGATATCGGGCTGCTTAATCCCAGATTCACTTGAAAGGACTCTTTCCCGCTCTGGTAAGTAGTCATTAACTTCCATGAAACGGATCGCAATCAAGCGATTAAACCATGTATAAGCAACTTCCTCAACTAATGTATCATAAGCAATTTGACGATTTCCGGTTTGTTGCTCGCGTTTATTTAGTTCCTCAACGAGCTTAGCGCGATTCTTAACATCATTTCCAGTGAATCGTTCATGATTATCTTTAATTTCAATCGTATCATTTCCAATTTCGGTAATTTCACTAATTTGTTCGTCAGTAATCCCTAACTTTGCAAGTTTACTCATCACGCTTTCACGTAACTTTACCCGTGCCTCAATCGCAAAGGTCTTTATTAATTTCTTATCCATTTGGTGACTCCATTCGATTACAATAGAATATCTATTTCATTGCCATCATTTAGTTTGTTTAGTAGTTCTTGTTTTATTTTATTAACATAAGTATCAATATCTTCAGGTGTTTTAACCCGTGTTCTTGAATCAACCAGTGAATCTAGCTGAATAGATTCAATTACTTTAACTGGTTTCTCTGCAGTATAAGATGCACCTTTTTCCCCAACAGTCGGTTGAGTAATCACTTCGATAGTTGCCTTGGCTTTTTCATGCCGTATACGATTTTCTTCCGCTGTGAACTGACTAATAAATGAACGCTTGTCAGCTGCTGAACGGACTGGTATTAACTCTATTGGATCTAATTTTTGATAGCTTTCTAGTTCATTGAGTAATTGATCAAACCGACTAATCACTTT
Proteins encoded in this window:
- a CDS encoding restriction endonuclease, which codes for MAITTNYKELKLCKHGLPTWDAMLPVVLLVASEHAEPIKRSTIKDEAIKKMELPKSLQQLKSDRGESIIYSRIGWPISELAVSGLLERPKRGLYQITNLGKQLLFEKGNKLTSEFIRQQPQYIQHQKELVQKGNNEIVESANIANDDADTNPLQLVDSVVKKYNDSVSIELLERIRKGSPYFFEKLVIELLSNMGYKGENGHAMVTQKSNDKGIDGIINQDALGTSTVYLQAKKYQVGNNVQRNEMQAFFGALSGYGSDRGVFITTSDFSDGAVEYAKNQHIVLINGLQLSDLMLQYQVGVNVKKQYTTFDIDEDFFIEDD
- the pglZ gene encoding BREX-1 system phosphatase PglZ type A, which encodes MSDLNLSQIQTRLNELFVTYGERKLIFWFDPKKEFEEDIDNGQIVLNGAQIYKLAPDNQFETKRFFELEDKDNSYLIYAPFERMSDDDENNFLLSLLKYSGTFNADRISLIMTQLNIPAELHAVMETYAKFFGAKSRVASFEKMMTGEIKSREELEMSLMAVLTRANTAQFYSVIQALFVEYSADLSDSYDQLVRFDLAPAFWQYVAHYYGYTTTEPTIQSLVIAFFANTYFGQLGYQELPVGLKDYEVLDQTMAIVSFMDGVMNDSRYSEPIDRLSADIYRLINGDKLLDKAPIEELIDADVFEAIHSKIIEYYIAQLTNDDLTPLINGMSLEEIVVRKQRAHFGFRYEHQYQAILNAQKLLNSVTIFNMNRFSDLVKDYEDELYLIDQYYRKFTLHLDQIDEHANFASLQNVVEKHYKQFLDEIGRTWNELFSLDERPSVLDFYDNYAKSKTKTVVIISDALRYEIAKEIQQSVENEKKFSTKMTTIFSVLPSVTEFGKAASLRSGQESYEYLSGNDVHVNGLPTQGTKARDKVLKVKNPNALAITYSDVVDRSNAKELRDLFNGKEIIYLYHDQIDRTGDHGQEMQVFDAAERTVKELKAVIPYIANGANVQRFVITGDHGFIYTRSAIEEYEKIENPSNLENDRVERRFIISDHQYDEIGIKSMRLGTALRNNDQRYIHFSETSTIFKKAGGGQNYSHGGSSPQEMMIPVLEVNVARGSAQKEPVSVQLMTAKRKVVGLSISLEFYQTEAISDSITKAQYALYFEDKHGVRISNENTYYADSTAGASSERFTNFAFEFVNRNYETNEDIYLVIKNEETKVELDRVDFVIDNPFAGGFGFDI
- a CDS encoding tyrosine-type recombinase/integrase, whose translation is MNRKITLAAYFKEWMETFKKPAISPVTYIKYENTHKHILTYFGATNLDQLDRQTYQQALNQFAKTHAKRTTAGFHKQIRAAVLDILEEGTLNTDFTRKAIVTGRKKKKAKVMFHSYSDWQELIHYTGSHSSDSHAFIVYLSAMTGLRYAEVLGLTVDDIDFKHKLISVNKTWDYKYHTGFKTTKNASSVRTVDVDKSTLVVIKQVIRQRRFKSHDRICIDLQGKLPVSATINRYLENLCYQLNIPPISFHGLRHTHASILLFKGVNILSVSRRLGHKDVTTTQSVYLHVIKEMEERETKLIMKIMNTALAD
- the brxL gene encoding protease Lon-related BREX system protein BrxL yields the protein MDQVILDKLVANFPGKFVRKDLTKKIKEGANVPVYVLEYLLGMYASSLDEELVEKGVENVKNILARNYVRPDEAEKVKAKIRENGGYTVIDKVTVSLNEHKDQYEAEFSNLGLAGVQISDEYPKKYDRLLGGGIWCIVQMEYWFNENDQRNSPFIAKKVDPIQMPGLDIEELKRGRAAFTEDEWIDLVLRSIGMEPTQFDERVKWLHLARLVPLIENNFNLCELGPRGTGKSHVYKEISPNSILVSGGQTTVANLFYNMARRSMGLVGMWDTVAFDEVAGINVKDGDLVQIMKDYMASGSFARGKEEKNASASMVFVGNINQSVDVILKTSNLFEPFPEKMGTDSAFLDRMHCYLPGWEIPKYRPEFFTNDYGFITDYFSEVMRELRKTTYSDAIDKYFKLGTQLNQRDTIAVKKMVSGLIKLVYPDGKFGKAEVEKILSFSIEMRRRVKEQLKKIGGMEFFDVNLSYIDLEENREEYVAVPEQGSGTLIPEGIGKPGHIYSVSTGASGRIGTFTFETQMVAGNGKFKATGLGGDGQAKEKADSAYKYLNANASSISASISTTTHDYVFNTQDLNGVGNPEMLSLPALIALCSVTLNRPLVASTVILGDVTIGGTLVKVTNLADMMQVARDSGAKKILVPMMNAADLSTVPPELMATFNIIFYQTPEDAVYKVLGVE